From a single Lolium rigidum isolate FL_2022 chromosome 7, APGP_CSIRO_Lrig_0.1, whole genome shotgun sequence genomic region:
- the LOC124674288 gene encoding 60S ribosomal protein L22-2, which produces MARGAATAAAAAKGKKKGSVSFVIDCTKPVEDKIMEIASLEKFLQERIKVAGGKAGNLGDSVTVTRDKSKVTVTSDGNFSKRYLKYLTKKYLKKHNVRDWLRVIAANKERNVYELRYFNIAENEGEEED; this is translated from the exons ATGGCTcgcggcgcggcgacggcggcggcggctgccaaGGGCAAGAAGAAGGGGTCGGTCTCCTTCGTGATCGACTGCACCAAGCCCGTGGAGGACAAGATCATGGAGATCGCGTCGCTCGAGAAGTTCCTGCAGGAGCGCATCAAGGTCGCCGGCGGCAAGGCCGGGAACCTCGGCGACTCCGTCACCGTCACGCGCGACAAGAGCAAGGTCACCGTCACCTCCGACGGCAACTTCTCCAAGAG GTACCTTAAGTACTTGACCAAGAAGTACTTGAAGAAGCACAACGTGAGGGACTGGCTACGTGTGATTGCAGCCAACAAGGAACGCAATGTTTACGAGCTCCGGTACTTCAACATCGCCGAGAACGAGGGCGAGGAGGAAGATTAG
- the LOC124672977 gene encoding uncharacterized protein LOC124672977 gives MGVGVSCTVDEIFEIRAAVGWLTIFLFTSHFIRHIYLLFSSLYSVRPGDSFPYPRRRTTFPFSPQPLLPKPWDGRGTGEAATPTAADVQVGLKGLTRMLAREVHNLTEVFSKKLTGKLRSLAGLASLHVILVSKKIFTSIADGFFKGPTALTAVNLDENPLEPWMIPSDLVDRESLLNFSINSVNLTCALPEFIGNGSLLVHDGSPAGAAQRPIWRAAGGGASATVAKTRALLNAPEMDLLSSA, from the exons atgggtgtgggtgtatcCTGTACCGTTGATGAGATTTTTGAGATTCGTGCTGCTGTTGGTTGGCTCACCATTTTCCTTTTCACCTCACATTTTATCCGTCACATCTATCTGCTTTTCTCCTCACTTTACTCCGTGCGACCCGGCGACAGTTTCCCCTATCCAAGACGGAGAACCACTTTCCCCTTCTCACCTCAACCTCTGCTCCCCAAGCCATGGGACGGCCGTGGGACGGGTGAAGCTGCAACTCCGACGGCCGCGGACGTTCAGGTCGGGCTCAAGGGCTTGACGAGGATGCTGGCGCGCGAGGTCCACAACCTCACCGAGGTCTTCTCCAAGAAGCTCACCGGCAAGCTGCGCTCCCTCGCCGGCCTCGCCTCGCTCCATGTCATCCTCGTCAGCAAGAAAATCTTCACCTCCATCGCCGACGGTTTCTTCAAGGGGCCGACCGCGCTCACTGCCGTCAACCTCGACGAAAACCCGCTCGAGCCATGGATGATACCCTCCGACCTCGTCGACCGCGAGTCCCTCCTCAACTTCTCCATCAACAGCGTCAACCTCACATGCGCGCTCCCGGAGTTCATCG GCAATGGATCTTTACTGGTACACGATGGGTCTCCGGCTGGAGCGGCGCAGCGCCCTATATGGCGTGCTGCTGGAGGCGGAGCAAGCGCGACCGTGGCCAAGACAAGAGCGCTGCTGAACGCGCCGGAGATGGACCTTTTGAGCAGCGCATGA